CCAACAACAACTCCTTCACCAACACCAACAACACCAACAACAACTCCTTCACCAACACCAACAACACCAACAACAACTCCTTCACCAACACCAACAACACCAACAACAACTCCTTCACCAATAACGACTCCAGTAGCTCCTAGAGCTACAGTTACTGTTACAGTTACATTAGTTCAACAAATTGAGAGAACTGCATACTCTACTGTGACTATTAAGGAAAGAGAAGTAGACTGGATGACTGCCGCAGTGGTTTGGGCTGTCCTATTGGTAGTAGGCGCTATAGTTGGATGGTTTATATTAACTCTAGGTAAGAAATAAAACCAATTTTTTATTTTCTATATTTCCATAAAATATGTTTCATAATGGTCTTGTATACTTGCTTGCTACATCAATATTCTCTATACATTACTCAGTAATCATTTTTCTTGAACACTAATCATAAAGATTTAAAAGCTTTTATATGGTCAATGTTTTTGGTGTTGATATGGTTAAATTGGGTATCGATAAAACATTGTTGCTATATATAGCAAGAAAGGTTGCATTGTTTGTAGTAACGTATTTTATAGCGGTGTGTGCAGTTTTTATACTGCCTAGAGCTATTCCGGGTAACCCTTTAGCCATAAGGATGCAGCAAATAATCATGCAGTGGATATACAATCCGGTTATGGTTCCAGAAATATATAGGCAGCTTCTAGATATATTTCAATTCGACAAACCTCTACATGTTCAATTCTTTACGTTTTTGAGCAGAGCTTTTAGAGGTGATTTTGGAATATCTGTAGATATGTATCCAATGAAGGTAACAGACGTTATAGCTATGTCTCTACCCTGGACACTAGCTCTTGTTGTTCCAGCAGTACTAGCTGCATGGTACACAGGCAATACAATAGGGGCCTATGCAGGCTACAAGAGGGGAAGCATAGTCGAGAAATTGGTTGTTGGATACTCATTTATAGTGGCTAGAATACCCTACTACTGGCTAGCAATGCTCCTACTCTTTGTCTTTGCCTTTAGATTAAGGTGGTTCCCAGAATCAGGTGTGTACTCCTCTGGACTAAAGCCCTCGTTAACACTCGAGTTCCTGGTAGATTACCTATGGCATTACACATTACCGTTCCTATCCATATACATAGTTGAATCAGCTAACTGGATGGGATCAATGAGAGTAGTGATCTCGGCTGAACTTGGATCTGACTATATAGCATACACAGAATCTCTAGGTGTTAAAGATAGAACTGTGTTTAGATACGCATATAAAAACTCACTATTGCCACAGGTAACAGGGTTAGCTCTACAGCTTGGCTTCGCTATAACTGGTGTATTCATAGTAGAGACGGTATTCAATTATCCTGGTGTAGGCTACTTCTTATCTAGAGCTATAGGTGCTCTAGACTATCCATTGATACAAGGTATATTCCTTATAGTTATAGCTACAGTTTTTGCAGCAAACTTCTTAGTGGACTTCATCTATGCTCTAATAGATCCAAGGATTAGAATAGGAGGAAGGGGATAACGCATGAAGATACCTCTAGTTGTTTACGCAATATTTACAAACAAACGATTCTTGATAGGATTCATAGTATTCATAATAATACTGTTTATGGGTCTCGCTGGACCACTAATATATGGACGTGATCCTTTTGCCAAAGGATCTCGAAATCAACCTCCATCACTTGAACGTCCCTTGGGCACAGACGGTTTTGGAAGAGATGTTTTTGCTCAATTCCTCTACAGTATAAGAGTCTCACTAATGATAGGATTCCTAACAGCGGTTATAGCTATGTCTATAGGGCTCGCAATAGGTTCAATAGCAGGTATAAAGGGTGGTATTGTAGATGAGATCTTAATGTCTGTGACAAACATATTTCTAGCAATACCTAACTGGCTTGTAGCTGTACTAATAGCTTCGTATCTTCCACCAGAGGCTAGAGGTCCCCATATAATAGCTACAACTCTTGGTGCATTCACATGGCCATGGTTTGCAAGAGCCATTAGAGCCCAGTTCATGAGCTTAAGAGAAAGAGAGTTCGTGGCGTTATCGAGAATGGCAGGTTACGGTGATACAAGGATAGTATTCGAGGAGTTGATACCAACCATTGGACCATATATTGTGACAGCTTTCGCAATATTCATGGCTACAGGTATAGCAGGTGAAGCAGGTTTAGCATTAATACTATCTACAGAAGGTATGGCTAAACATCTATCGCTAGGCATGATGCTCTTCTGGGCAAACTACTTCTTAGCCTATGTAACAGGTGCTTGGTGGCTGTTTTTACCACCAGGATTAACAATAGTAGCTTTAACTACATCGCTATCACTCATAGCTGTAGGTCTAGAGAATATATTTAATCCTAGACTAAGAGAATCTTAATATAACAAGCTATAAACAATAATTAAGAGCATACATAATACAGTATTCTATGAATACAATATTTGCAATATTTTATTTTC
This portion of the Ignisphaera sp. genome encodes:
- a CDS encoding ABC transporter permease; this encodes MVKLGIDKTLLLYIARKVALFVVTYFIAVCAVFILPRAIPGNPLAIRMQQIIMQWIYNPVMVPEIYRQLLDIFQFDKPLHVQFFTFLSRAFRGDFGISVDMYPMKVTDVIAMSLPWTLALVVPAVLAAWYTGNTIGAYAGYKRGSIVEKLVVGYSFIVARIPYYWLAMLLLFVFAFRLRWFPESGVYSSGLKPSLTLEFLVDYLWHYTLPFLSIYIVESANWMGSMRVVISAELGSDYIAYTESLGVKDRTVFRYAYKNSLLPQVTGLALQLGFAITGVFIVETVFNYPGVGYFLSRAIGALDYPLIQGIFLIVIATVFAANFLVDFIYALIDPRIRIGGRG
- a CDS encoding ABC transporter permease, which encodes MKIPLVVYAIFTNKRFLIGFIVFIIILFMGLAGPLIYGRDPFAKGSRNQPPSLERPLGTDGFGRDVFAQFLYSIRVSLMIGFLTAVIAMSIGLAIGSIAGIKGGIVDEILMSVTNIFLAIPNWLVAVLIASYLPPEARGPHIIATTLGAFTWPWFARAIRAQFMSLREREFVALSRMAGYGDTRIVFEELIPTIGPYIVTAFAIFMATGIAGEAGLALILSTEGMAKHLSLGMMLFWANYFLAYVTGAWWLFLPPGLTIVALTTSLSLIAVGLENIFNPRLRES